Proteins encoded within one genomic window of Augochlora pura isolate Apur16 chromosome 11, APUR_v2.2.1, whole genome shotgun sequence:
- the LOC144477242 gene encoding WAP four-disulfide core domain protein 2, which produces MKLLLVTLAITLTVTGTYGQARYEPFAEKSGSCPPALPVQICSQSCYSDAHCLGIGKCCPTNCGGTVCSKPVTMRQKNPQEKAGSCPAVPTGRWVCSPTCSVDSDCRGTLKCCRNRCGALACQKPDVEAVESGGFPVASFPENPNIFRNPNEGNRNPYEITGNTNYYPFYNNNPL; this is translated from the exons ATGAAGTTATTGCTGGTTACTTTAGCGATAACACTAACCGTGACCGGCACGTACGGTCAAGCGAG ATACGAACCTTTCGCCGAGAAATCAGGATCCTGTCCGCCAGCTCTGCCAGTTCAAATCTGCAGCCAATCCTGCTATTCCGATGCCCATTGTTTAGGAATCGGCAAGTGCTGTCCGACTAATTGCGGAGGAACTGTCTGTTCGAAGCCTGTGACCATGCGACAAAAAAATCCACAAG aGAAGGCAGGGTCCTGTCCAGCAGTGCCGACAGGACGATGGGTATGCTCGCCGACTTGCAGCGTCGACAGCGATTGCAGGGGAACGCTGAAATGCTGTAGAAATCGTTGTGGTGCTCTAGCATGCCAGAAACCGGATGTCGAGGCGGTCGAATCCGGTGGGTTTCCGGTTGCCTCATTCCCGGAAAATCCGAACATCTTTAGGAATCCAAACGAGGGCAATAGGAACCCTTACGAAATCACCGGAAACACAAACTACTACCccttttacaataataaccCTTTATAA